A window of Burkholderiales bacterium genomic DNA:
CAGGAGCCGCAGAATCCCGCCCACCAGCTCGGGATCGAGGGCCGAGGTGATCTCGTCGAACAGCATGATCTCGGGCTCCATCGCCAGCGCCCGGGCGATCGCGACCCGCTGCTTCTGGCCGCCGGAAAGCTCTGCCGGATAGGCGTTGCGCTTGTCGGCGAGGCCCACCCGTTCGAGCTGCGCGACTCCCAGGGCTTCGGCCTCGGCGCGACTCAAACGCCGCACGCGCATCGGCGCCTCGATCACGTTGGCGAGCGCCGTCATGTGGGGAAACAGATTGAAGTGCTGGAACACCATGCCCACCTTGCCCCGCAGGCGGCGCACGTGGCGCTCGTCGGCCTGCACCTCGCGGCTGTTGCACACCGTGGTCCATAACGGCTCGCCCATGATCTCGATGCGCCCAGCGTCGGGCCGGTCCAGGGCCATCAGCAGCCGCAGCAACGTGGACTTGCCCGAACCGCTGGGGCCGATGACGGCCACCGTCTGGCCGGTCGGCATCTCCAAGTCCACGCCCCGGAGCACCTCCAACTCGCCGTAGCGCTTCTTCACGCCCTCGAGGCGAACCGCCACCCTCATCCCGTTCTCCCCAGGGCAGCGGCAAGCTGTCGTTCCAGGGCGCGAACGCCCGCCGCCGCGACAAGGCTGACCGCCAGAAACAGCACGCCCACCAGGGTGAGCGGCTCCGTATAGCGGAACGTCTCGGCGCCGATCACCTTAGCGGTTTGCAGCAGCTCTAGCACAGTGATGGCGGAGAGCAGGGGCGTATCCTTGAACATGGCGATGAGGTAGTTGCCCAAGGCCGGTACCACCGGCGGAATCGCCTGGGGGATCACGACCCGGATGTACGTCTGCATTCGGCTCATGTTCAGCGCCGCCGCCGCTTCCCACTGGCCCCGGGGCACCCCGTCGAGCCCGGCCCGGTAGACTTCGGAACAGTAAGCGCCGTAATGCAAGCCGAGGGCCAGTACCCCGGTGGCGAAGGCCGAGAGCTGCACGCCAAAGCCGGGCAGCACGTAGAAGAGGAAATAGATCTGAACCAGCAGGGGCGTGCTGCGCACGAACTCCACGAAACCGACAACAGGAAGCCGCACCACCGGCAGCCGCGCGCGGCGGGCGATCGCCAGAAGGAGCCCGAGGGTAAGGGCGATCAGCATGCCCCCGAGGGTCGCCTGGACCGTGACCACCAGCGCCCGGGCGAGCCGGGGCACGATTTCCAGGGCGAAGGCCCAGTCGAAGATCACCGCACGCCCCCCCGCTCCAGACCCCGTGAGGCGAGAAACTCGAGCCCGCGCAGAAGCGCGGTGATCACCAGCGCGGCGCCGAAGTACATCGCCAGCACCAGGCTGAAGATCATTTCGGTCTGCAGCGTCTCGGAGCGCAGCGTCTGGGCCCGGAACGTGAGATCGGTGATGGTGATCAAGGACACCAGCGCCGTGTTCTTGAGGAGCTCGATCAGGAGGTTGCCGGCCGGGGGCAGCATGGCCGGGATTGCCTGGGGCAGGACCACGCGCGCGAGCGTCTGCCAGGGGGTGAAGCTCAACGCCGCCGCAGCCTCCCGCTGGCCTCGCGGCACCGCGAGAATGGCGCCCCGAACGACCTCGGCGCCGTACGCGCCGGTGTTCAGGGCGAGGACCAAAATTCCGACCGCCATGGCGGGCAGATTCAAGCCGAAGAGGGGCAGCACGAAATAGAACCAGAAGAGCTGCACCAGAGCGGAGGTGCCGCGGAACACTTCCACGTACGCCGTGGCCGGCCAGCGCACGGCTCGCCAGGGCGAGAGGCGCGCCAGCCCGGCGGCGAGCGCGATGGGCACAGACAACAGCGCTGCGCCCGCGGTGAGGCGCAGTGTCACCGCGAGCCCGTCCAGCAGAGGCGGGACCAGGTCCAGCACGGACGCCATCGTTACTCGCCAGCGCGCAGGTCCTGACCTAGCCTTGGCACAGCTCTGCCGCCGTGACCTCGCCCGGCAGGTCCGCTTGCGTGAAGCCGAAACGCGCAACTAATTGCAGGTGCTCCTGGGTTCCGATGAACGTTTCGAGCTCGCGATTGAACGCCTCGACCAGGTCCCGATCGCTTTTGCGAAATCCGAACCCGCCGTAGCCGATCGCCGGCTTGCCGTCGATCACCGGCTGTCGGAACGGATCGGCCCGCTCGACCCAGGTATTTCCGACCTCGGCCTTTCCCAGCAGGTCGCGCACGGTGAGGGCCGTCGCC
This region includes:
- a CDS encoding ectoine/hydroxyectoine ABC transporter permease subunit EhuC, whose product is MASVLDLVPPLLDGLAVTLRLTAGAALLSVPIALAAGLARLSPWRAVRWPATAYVEVFRGTSALVQLFWFYFVLPLFGLNLPAMAVGILVLALNTGAYGAEVVRGAILAVPRGQREAAAALSFTPWQTLARVVLPQAIPAMLPPAGNLLIELLKNTALVSLITITDLTFRAQTLRSETLQTEMIFSLVLAMYFGAALVITALLRGLEFLASRGLERGGVR
- a CDS encoding ABC transporter ATP-binding protein; the protein is MRVAVRLEGVKKRYGELEVLRGVDLEMPTGQTVAVIGPSGSGKSTLLRLLMALDRPDAGRIEIMGEPLWTTVCNSREVQADERHVRRLRGKVGMVFQHFNLFPHMTALANVIEAPMRVRRLSRAEAEALGVAQLERVGLADKRNAYPAELSGGQKQRVAIARALAMEPEIMLFDEITSALDPELVGGILRLLDELARGRRMTMLIVTHHMKFAERSSDRVLFFDQGRILEDGSPERIFRDPQEPRTRQFLDSILSSEG
- a CDS encoding ectoine/hydroxyectoine ABC transporter permease subunit EhuD, translating into MIFDWAFALEIVPRLARALVVTVQATLGGMLIALTLGLLLAIARRARLPVVRLPVVGFVEFVRSTPLLVQIYFLFYVLPGFGVQLSAFATGVLALGLHYGAYCSEVYRAGLDGVPRGQWEAAAALNMSRMQTYIRVVIPQAIPPVVPALGNYLIAMFKDTPLLSAITVLELLQTAKVIGAETFRYTEPLTLVGVLFLAVSLVAAAGVRALERQLAAALGRTG